From a single Peromyscus maniculatus bairdii isolate BWxNUB_F1_BW_parent chromosome 4, HU_Pman_BW_mat_3.1, whole genome shotgun sequence genomic region:
- the C4H9orf78 gene encoding splicing factor C9orf78 homolog, protein MRIRKTFRRRRADSESEEDEQESEEVRLKLEETREVQNLRKRPNGVSAAALLVGEKVQEETTLVDDPFQMTTGGMVDMKKLKERGKDKVSEEEDLHLGTSFSAETNRRDEDADMMKYIETELKKRKGIVEQEEQKAKPKNAEDCLYELPENIRVSSAKKTEEMLSNQMLSGIPEVDLGIDAKIKNIISTEDAKARLLAEQQNKKKDSETSFVPTNMAVNYVQHNRFYHEELNAPIRRNKEEPKARPLRVGDTEKPEPERSPPNRKRPANEKATDDYHYEKFKKMNRRY, encoded by the exons ATGCGGATCCGAAAGACTTTCCGCCGCCGGCGGGCTGACTCGGAGTCGGAGGAAGATGAGCAGGAATCAGAGGAGGTTCG GTTAAAACTTGAAGAAACCCGAGAGGTGCAGAACTTAAGGAAGAGGCCAAATGGGGTGAG TGCTGCCGCCCTGCTGGTGGGAGAGAAGGTTCAAGAGGAAACGACTCTGGTG GATGACCCTTTCCAAATGACGACAGGCGGCATGGTGGACATGAAGAAGCTGAAGGAGAGGGGCAAAGATAA gGTCAGTGAAGAGGAGGACCTGCACCTGGGGACATCCTTTTCTGCAGAAACTAACCGGAGGGATGAGGATGCAGACAT GATGAAGTACATTGAGACGGagctgaagaagaggaaggggattgtggagcaagaggaacagaaGGCCAAGCCCAAGAATGCCGAGGACTGCCTCTATGAACTGCCAGAGAACATCCGCGTCTCGTCCGCCAAGAAGACGGAGGAGATGCTGTCCAACCAGATGCTGAGCGGCATCCCCGAGGTGGACCTGGGGATAGA tgccaaaataaaaaatatcatttcCACGGAGGACGCCAAGGCCCGGCTGCTGGCAGAGCAGCAGAACAAGAAGAAGGATAGTGAGACTTCATTCGTGCCCACCAACATGGCTGTGAACTATGTCCAGCACAACCGCT TTTATCATGAAGAGCTCAATGCACCCATCCGAAGAAACAAAGAAGAGCCCAAAGCCCGGCCCTTGCGAGTGGGTGACACAGAGAAGCCGGAGCCTGAAC GGTCCCCTCCCAACCGCAAGCGTCCTGCTAACGAGAAGGCCACAGATGACTACCACTACGAGAAGTTCAAGAAGATGAACAGGCGCTACTGA